Proteins from a genomic interval of Crassostrea angulata isolate pt1a10 chromosome 7, ASM2561291v2, whole genome shotgun sequence:
- the LOC128155911 gene encoding lachesin-like: MVDVCLNFRTSSKMFTITFIILVGMSSIFVEAQRPDIVDEILPEVKQKNQIGYLNCTVVNKGSESVVQWSKVETVNGGNPILLSEDDKIVYQGNTGINEDSGLRKYDMQSRINGRRVTYMLVIRYLAEEDAGDYLCTIRIQGVQWPEWPKKIGKLTVQIAPQIQPSINSIYEKDIGSSLQLTCESHGNPYPNITWKREDGQELPMGGFQSRGATLNLTDIQRNDRGNYICVADNNVKPPDSFKVEVIVFFQPSCRPVQSTVGQAQNRRFNAKLECIVAGYPQPSMKWMKETENGKLIEIDDDDKYDITKQFSSQLQNDEFWYTLLVKNVQAKDYTNYHCVGTNKYGDGETTIALFETMECQGSNCPSPGGAGVGTQIQASVFTVLLFGLASLLVL; the protein is encoded by the exons ATGGTGGACGTTTGTTTGAATTTCCGGACAAGCTCAAAGATGTTTACGATTACGTTTATAATTCTTGTTGGAATGTCGTCAATATTTG TTGAAGCCCAGCGACCAGACATTGTGGATGAAATTTTACCAGAGGTAAAACAGAAGAACCAGATAGGTTATTTGAACTGCACAGTGGTCAACAAAGGTTCCGAGTCGGTG GTGCAATGGTCCAAAGTGGAAACAGTAAATGGTGGAAATCCTATTTTGCTCAGTGAAGATGACAAAATTGTGTATCAAG GTAATACTGGGATAAATGAGGATTCGGGGCTGCGTAAATATGATATGCAGAGTCGTATAAATGGACGGAGAGTCACGTACATGTTGGTGATTCGATATTTAGCAGAGGAGGATGCTGGCGATTATTTGTGCACGATTAGAATTCAAGGAGTACAGTGGCCGGAATGGCCAAAGAAGATCGGAAAATTAACAGTACAAA TTGCTCCTCAGATCCAGCCCAGTATCAACTCCATTTATGAAAAAGACATAGGATCTTCTCTTCAGCTGACATGCGAGTCCCACGGCAACCCCTACCCAAACATAACCTGGAAGAGAGAAGACGGTCAGGAACTACCCATGGGAGGATTCCAGTCAAGG GGAGCAACATTAAATCTGACTGATATTCAGAGAAATGACAGAGGGAACTACATCTGTGTAGCTGACAATAATGTGAAACCCCCAGACAGCTTCAAAGTGGAGGTCATCGTCTTTTTTCAGCCCTCATGTAGGCCTGTGCAATCAACAGTGGGTCAGGCTCAGAACAGAAGGTTTAATGCCAAACTGGAGTGTATTGTTGCAG GTTATCCTCAGCCAAGTATGAAATGGATGAAAGAAACAGAGAATGGAAAACTCATTGAAATAGATGACGACGACAAATATGACATCACCAAGCAGTTTAGCAGTCAGCTACAGAATGATGAGTTTTGGTACACACTCTTGGTGAAGAACGTTCAGGCCAAAGACTACACAAACTACCATTGTGTGGGTACCAATAAATATGGTGACGGAGAAACAACCATTGCCTTATTTG aaaCAATGGAGTGCCAGGGATCTAACTGCCCTAGCCCGGGCGGAGCGGGGGTGGGGACACAGATACAAGCCTCCGTGTTCACTGTGCTCCTGTTTGGACTAGCCTCTCTGCTTGTACTGTGA